A region from the Saccharomonospora azurea NA-128 genome encodes:
- a CDS encoding type I-E CRISPR-associated protein Cas6/Cse3/CasE, with translation MRVTQRQRLSFAKKKAGKPVVLHLATFEGRLRISDPEVFSRTLLEGLGPAKAYGCGLLTLAPLPATTQR, from the coding sequence CTGCGGGTCACTCAGAGGCAACGGCTTTCTTTCGCTAAGAAGAAGGCAGGCAAACCGGTTGTTCTGCACCTCGCGACGTTCGAGGGACGTCTGCGGATCAGCGACCCGGAGGTGTTCTCCCGCACTCTGCTCGAAGGTCTCGGCCCAGCGAAGGCCTACGGCTGTGGTCTCCTCACCCTCGCACCACTCCCGGCGACCACGCAGAGGTGA
- the cas5e gene encoding type I-E CRISPR-associated protein Cas5/CasD — MRDYHTVSDYRGVPLRQAGVNAKGEQKPTSPAKSTHATHRYYLQDAVFVAAVSGPAPLMTALADAIRRPAYPLSLGRRSCPPTQPIVLAVEEAEVRATLAACPWQADTHNRRRLRSRHGGSLTHTSTSPRHPTTPSPC, encoded by the coding sequence CTGCGCGACTACCACACCGTCAGCGACTACCGCGGTGTCCCGCTTCGCCAGGCCGGCGTCAACGCCAAGGGAGAGCAGAAGCCCACCTCCCCAGCAAAGAGCACGCATGCTACCCACCGCTACTACCTTCAGGACGCCGTCTTCGTTGCTGCTGTCTCAGGACCGGCGCCGTTGATGACCGCACTCGCCGACGCGATACGTCGCCCTGCCTACCCGCTGTCGTTGGGACGGCGTTCGTGCCCGCCAACACAACCGATCGTGCTCGCTGTCGAGGAGGCGGAGGTGAGGGCGACGCTGGCCGCATGTCCGTGGCAGGCCGACACCCACAACCGCCGTCGTCTTCGCAGCCGGCACGGGGGAAGCCTCACTCACACGTCGACCTCCCCGCGACACCCCACGACCCCTTCGCCCTGTTGA
- a CDS encoding creatininase family protein, which produces MTTHRLAELTTEEAARAVTASPLVLVPAGAFEQHGPGLPLATDSIRAERVADLVATALAGRAVVGPPLPVGVSPHHLGFAGTVTLTTTTFAAVVREYATSLHRHGWRKILVVNGHGGNNATLSTVAQDLLVSHPDLGFAWTPLTSLASDVVAGMEVSEVHGHSGEAETAQLRHLAPELVHEDRLVPGTTRRAELDPLGTLSRHTGITLPVPYDRLSRNGVLGDPRRSDADDGKSLVDAIVGRIVDFAEEWLAS; this is translated from the coding sequence GTGACCACCCATCGCCTCGCCGAGCTGACCACCGAGGAAGCGGCACGCGCCGTGACCGCGAGCCCGCTCGTGCTCGTGCCCGCGGGCGCGTTCGAGCAACACGGCCCCGGTCTGCCGCTGGCCACGGACTCGATCCGCGCCGAGCGGGTCGCCGACCTCGTGGCGACCGCACTCGCCGGGCGCGCGGTGGTCGGTCCCCCGCTGCCGGTGGGCGTCTCCCCCCACCACCTCGGTTTCGCCGGCACGGTCACGCTCACCACGACGACGTTCGCCGCCGTCGTCCGCGAGTACGCCACCAGCCTCCACCGGCACGGCTGGCGCAAGATCCTCGTCGTCAACGGGCACGGCGGCAACAACGCGACCCTGAGCACGGTGGCGCAGGATCTGCTCGTCAGCCACCCGGACCTGGGCTTCGCCTGGACGCCGCTCACCTCGCTGGCCTCCGACGTCGTCGCGGGCATGGAGGTCAGCGAGGTGCACGGGCACAGCGGCGAAGCCGAAACCGCACAACTACGCCATCTCGCACCGGAACTGGTGCACGAGGACCGACTGGTGCCGGGCACAACCCGGCGCGCCGAGCTGGACCCGCTCGGCACACTGTCGCGGCACACCGGGATCACCCTCCCTGTGCCCTACGACCGACTCAGCCGCAACGGCGTCCTCGGAGATCCTCGCCGCTCCGACGCCGACGACGGAAAGTCCCTTGTGGACGCCATCGTGGGGCGCATCGTCGACTTCGCCGAGGAGTGGCTGGCGAGCTAG
- the cas1e gene encoding type I-E CRISPR-associated endonuclease Cas1e: MADIWWKAHPHDLHRLTDRVSSVYVERSHLDRAENAIAVINRRETVRIPAALVAVVLLGPGTRVTHGAMQLLADSGTAVCWVGEQGVRMYASGLGPSRGAALLQQQAYLVSRTKPRLEVARAMYAMRFPGEDVTTLTMQQLRGREGARVRKVYQQQARRYGVTSTGRAYKAGDAFAAGDDLNRLLSAANAALYGLCHAVIVGLGASPGRICIGSGIRPVTSHRWWKALTSYAGRMTKNSNFDPWSAVDAAANGTHRLLVVGDWSNYLVVNRVGTTVSYLPPGVLQGSNRRPDGRVGWYVYWRVGANVLTPKAFRLLKVTTTA; the protein is encoded by the coding sequence GTGGCCGATATCTGGTGGAAAGCTCACCCGCACGATCTGCACCGCCTCACCGACCGCGTTTCCAGCGTCTATGTCGAACGCAGCCACCTCGACCGCGCCGAAAACGCGATCGCCGTCATCAATCGTCGCGAGACCGTAAGGATTCCGGCTGCGCTCGTGGCTGTGGTGTTGCTCGGGCCGGGAACCCGTGTCACCCATGGTGCGATGCAACTGCTGGCTGACTCGGGCACAGCGGTGTGCTGGGTCGGCGAGCAAGGTGTACGGATGTATGCGTCGGGCCTCGGCCCGAGCCGGGGCGCGGCGCTGTTGCAGCAACAGGCGTATTTGGTCAGTCGAACCAAACCACGCTTGGAAGTGGCGCGCGCCATGTATGCCATGCGGTTCCCCGGCGAAGATGTCACGACACTCACCATGCAGCAGCTCCGAGGTAGGGAAGGCGCCCGCGTCCGCAAGGTCTACCAACAGCAGGCACGTAGGTATGGGGTTACCTCGACCGGCCGGGCGTACAAGGCGGGGGATGCCTTCGCGGCCGGGGACGATCTGAACCGCCTGCTGTCCGCCGCCAACGCCGCTCTGTACGGGCTCTGTCATGCGGTCATCGTTGGGTTAGGGGCAAGCCCGGGACGCATCTGCATCGGCAGTGGAATCCGACCGGTGACGAGCCACCGCTGGTGGAAGGCACTAACCTCGTACGCAGGCCGTATGACGAAAAACTCCAACTTTGACCCCTGGTCGGCCGTCGATGCCGCCGCCAACGGCACACATCGGCTGTTGGTGGTCGGGGACTGGTCGAACTACCTCGTGGTAAATCGGGTTGGAACCACAGTTTCATACCTGCCTCCGGGCGTGTTGCAGGGCAGTAACCGCAGGCCAGACGGCCGTGTCGGCTGGTACGTCTACTGGCGTGTAGGCGCGAACGTGCTGACTCCGAAGGCTTTCCGGCTGTTGAAGGTCACGACAACGGCCTGA
- a CDS encoding type I-E CRISPR-associated protein Cas6/Cse3/CasE: MPFLSRIRINPFREVSRKLLTNPHVTHGAVVAGLPDPEADRPLWRWDSEREGRPYLLVLTSTAPDWTHLVEQCGWPSAGGDHVVTRDYAPLLRQLAKGREFAFRVTANPVQHVPAPVMDSVQGSPAKRGRAQRMGHRTASHQQR; encoded by the coding sequence ATGCCGTTCCTCTCTCGCATCCGCATCAACCCCTTCCGTGAAGTCAGCCGAAAACTGCTCACCAATCCGCACGTCACACACGGTGCCGTGGTAGCCGGCCTTCCCGATCCTGAAGCAGACCGTCCACTATGGAGGTGGGACAGCGAGCGCGAAGGCAGGCCGTATCTCCTCGTCCTCACCAGTACCGCTCCGGACTGGACTCACCTCGTCGAACAGTGCGGTTGGCCCTCCGCGGGTGGCGACCACGTCGTCACCCGCGACTACGCCCCGCTCCTGCGCCAGCTCGCGAAGGGGCGGGAGTTCGCTTTCCGTGTCACCGCGAATCCCGTGCAGCATGTCCCAGCTCCTGTCATGGATTCAGTGCAGGGCTCCCCGGCGAAGCGCGGCCGCGCTCAGCGCATGGGACATCGCACCGCCTCTCATCAGCAACGCTAG
- a CDS encoding type I-E CRISPR-associated protein Cas7/Cse4/CasC, whose product MRALCWGGGLLLSLGVDAGLAKRDTAVVADGVVVAQQTARLVDTHPEPQSREVVDDENTENTGAGMIGTVGFNSATLYRYATLGIHQLEENLGDADTTDDGARLFLDAFARSMPTGHTNSYAHRTRPSLVAVVVRADQPVNLVSAFENPVSVREDDRGGIAEKSARRLAEEHGRAVRQWGDEPVLAAGASGGGPAHAGMVRD is encoded by the coding sequence ATGCGTGCTCTTTGCTGGGGAGGTGGGCTTCTGCTCTCCCTTGGCGTTGACGCCGGCCTGGCGAAGCGGGACACCGCGGTAGTCGCTGACGGTGTGGTAGTCGCGCAGCAGACTGCCCGGCTGGTCGACACGCACCCCGAACCGCAATCCCGCGAGGTAGTGGACGACGAGAACACGGAGAACACCGGCGCGGGCATGATCGGCACCGTCGGGTTTAATTCGGCCACCCTCTACCGCTACGCAACGCTTGGGATTCACCAGCTCGAGGAGAATCTCGGCGACGCGGACACCACCGACGACGGCGCCCGACTGTTCCTCGACGCCTTCGCCCGCTCGATGCCCACAGGACACACCAACTCCTACGCGCACCGCACACGCCCGAGCCTGGTAGCCGTCGTGGTCCGTGCCGACCAGCCGGTCAACCTCGTCTCCGCTTTCGAGAACCCCGTCTCCGTGCGGGAGGACGACAGGGGCGGCATCGCAGAGAAGTCAGCGCGCAGACTCGCCGAGGAGCACGGTCGCGCCGTGCGGCAGTGGGGTGACGAACCCGTTTTGGCGGCCGGGGCCTCGGGGGGCGGCCCCGCGCATGCGGGGATGGTTCGGGACTGA
- a CDS encoding AbgT family transporter, which produces MTTQDSSSKAADGRRLPRIVRAMGVIERAGNALPHPFWLFWLLSAILAVVSAVLAGLGVSVVSPSDGETVAVRSLISGDGLAMAVSTMIDNFASFPPMATIVVVIMGVAVAERSGFLAALMRVSVSRVPASWVVFAVAFAGTAAHVASAAAYIILVPLGGLAFRAVGRSPILGVVVAYTSIASGYDASPIPTPNDAIFAGITTAAAQIIDPDAYVSPVSNWFFNIASSLVLAAVITLVTRFVLSKRPDLDPDPDAELDDIATLRLSPRERSALRLAGAALLVATVVLVALVLPESSPLRGEDGSIVESPLLDGIATVVAFLFGTVGIVYGVRTGTITKAADVPKLMVEGLKQMAPVLVLFFAIAQFLAYFDWTHVGDVLSVRAAELLETTGLPIIVVFLLVLVLLTLVNVMVTSGSAMWSIAAPVLVPMLMLVDVPAETTQALFRIADSGSTAITPMSPYFIMALGFLQRYRKNAGIGTLVSYTLPLALAMTTAWTLLFLAWWVLGIPLGPGAPVR; this is translated from the coding sequence ATGACGACACAGGACTCCTCCTCGAAGGCTGCCGACGGCCGGAGACTCCCGCGCATCGTGCGCGCCATGGGCGTCATCGAACGCGCGGGCAACGCGCTGCCCCACCCGTTCTGGCTGTTCTGGCTGCTGTCCGCGATCCTCGCGGTGGTCAGCGCCGTCCTCGCCGGGCTCGGCGTCTCCGTGGTGTCGCCGAGCGACGGCGAGACGGTGGCCGTGCGCAGCCTGATCTCGGGCGACGGCCTCGCGATGGCCGTGTCGACGATGATCGACAACTTCGCGTCGTTTCCGCCCATGGCCACGATCGTCGTGGTGATCATGGGTGTCGCCGTGGCCGAGCGCAGCGGCTTCCTCGCCGCGCTCATGCGGGTCAGCGTGTCCCGCGTTCCGGCGTCGTGGGTGGTGTTCGCCGTCGCCTTCGCGGGCACCGCGGCGCACGTGGCCTCCGCCGCCGCCTACATCATCCTGGTGCCCCTGGGAGGGCTCGCCTTCCGCGCGGTGGGTCGCTCGCCGATCCTCGGCGTCGTCGTCGCCTACACCTCCATCGCCTCCGGCTACGACGCCAGCCCCATCCCGACACCCAACGACGCGATCTTCGCCGGGATCACCACGGCGGCGGCACAGATCATCGACCCGGACGCGTACGTCTCGCCGGTGAGCAACTGGTTCTTCAACATCGCCTCGTCGCTCGTGCTGGCCGCCGTGATCACTCTGGTGACCCGGTTCGTGCTCAGTAAACGTCCCGACCTGGACCCCGATCCCGACGCCGAGCTCGACGACATCGCCACACTGCGACTGTCCCCACGGGAGCGCTCGGCGCTGCGGCTGGCCGGTGCGGCGCTGCTCGTCGCGACCGTGGTGCTGGTGGCGCTCGTGCTTCCGGAATCCTCGCCGCTGCGGGGTGAGGACGGCAGCATCGTGGAGTCCCCGCTGCTCGACGGCATCGCCACCGTGGTGGCGTTCCTCTTCGGCACCGTCGGCATCGTGTACGGCGTGCGCACGGGCACCATCACGAAGGCCGCCGACGTGCCCAAGCTGATGGTCGAGGGCCTCAAGCAGATGGCGCCCGTGCTCGTGCTGTTCTTCGCCATCGCCCAGTTCCTCGCGTACTTCGACTGGACCCACGTCGGCGACGTGCTGTCGGTGCGGGCGGCCGAACTGCTCGAAACGACGGGACTGCCGATCATCGTCGTGTTCCTGCTGGTGCTCGTGCTGCTGACACTGGTCAACGTGATGGTGACGAGCGGCTCGGCGATGTGGTCGATCGCCGCCCCGGTGCTGGTTCCGATGCTGATGCTCGTCGACGTGCCCGCCGAAACGACGCAGGCACTGTTCCGCATCGCCGACTCCGGGTCCACGGCGATCACGCCCATGAGCCCGTACTTCATCATGGCGCTCGGATTCCTCCAGCGGTATCGCAAGAACGCCGGCATCGGCACCCTGGTGTCCTACACCCTGCCGCTCGCCCTGGCGATGACCACCGCCTGGACGCTGCTGTTCCTCGCCTGGTGGGTGCTCGGCATCCCACTCGGCCCGGGAGCGCCCGTGCGGTAG
- the pcaD gene encoding 3-oxoadipate enol-lactonase, translating into MTPHHQITGPDTGEVVVLAGSIGSNLSMWDPQVPRLVDAGFRVVRFDNRGHGRSPVPDGPSSMADLAGDVVELLDTLGIERAHLVGLSLGGMIGMWLGAHEPSRIDRLVLCCTSAKLGTPQMWEERATQATTKGMVSIADGSIGRWFTPGWIQANPGLAKEYHHMTATVPAAGYASCCAAIGGMDLRDALPSITAPTLVIGGRDDQATPPEHAQLIADRIPGARLELVDGAAHLGNVEQPEIFGELITEHLTAR; encoded by the coding sequence ATGACGCCGCACCACCAGATCACCGGCCCGGACACCGGCGAGGTCGTCGTGCTCGCCGGGTCGATCGGCAGCAACCTCAGCATGTGGGACCCGCAGGTGCCCCGGCTCGTGGACGCGGGCTTCCGCGTGGTCCGGTTCGACAACCGCGGCCACGGCCGCTCGCCCGTGCCCGACGGCCCCAGCTCGATGGCCGACCTCGCCGGCGACGTCGTCGAACTGCTCGACACCCTGGGCATCGAGCGCGCGCACCTCGTGGGGCTCTCGCTGGGCGGGATGATCGGCATGTGGCTCGGCGCCCACGAGCCGTCGAGGATCGACCGGCTGGTGCTGTGCTGCACGTCGGCCAAGCTCGGCACCCCGCAGATGTGGGAGGAGCGGGCGACGCAGGCGACGACCAAGGGAATGGTCAGCATCGCCGACGGCAGCATCGGCCGGTGGTTCACACCCGGCTGGATCCAAGCCAACCCGGGCCTGGCCAAGGAGTACCACCACATGACGGCCACCGTGCCCGCCGCGGGCTACGCGTCGTGCTGCGCCGCCATCGGCGGGATGGACCTGCGTGACGCCCTGCCGTCGATCACGGCGCCGACCCTGGTCATCGGCGGCCGCGACGACCAGGCCACGCCGCCCGAGCACGCGCAGCTGATCGCCGACCGCATCCCCGGCGCGCGCCTGGAGCTCGTCGACGGCGCCGCCCACCTGGGCAACGTCGAACAGCCGGAGATCTTCGGCGAGCTCATCACGGAACACCTCACGGCGAGGTGA
- a CDS encoding DUF3558 domain-containing protein, translating to MSSKFNKWAGIATLTLLLSAASGCASEEPGSASPQTWSNNPSTGSILPTTPTSATSISLDIDPCELLTTEDLADVGNFDSRYKEDKDVRACFWQNSLNNGGDGFTFAVSIHDTQSIDEMRDYGDGIETSEINRRPAASTQNSKLGDCNFAMEIDDLSRVDVTITGEDSSQAACEAAEVIAGMVEPRLPEIP from the coding sequence GTGTCTTCCAAGTTCAACAAGTGGGCAGGTATTGCCACTTTGACCTTGCTACTGTCGGCAGCGTCTGGGTGCGCAAGCGAGGAGCCAGGATCCGCATCGCCTCAAACTTGGTCGAATAATCCTTCGACCGGTAGCATACTTCCAACAACACCCACTTCAGCTACCTCGATTAGCCTCGACATTGACCCCTGCGAGCTGCTTACAACTGAAGACCTTGCCGATGTGGGCAACTTTGACTCACGATACAAAGAAGATAAAGACGTACGCGCATGCTTCTGGCAGAATAGCCTAAATAATGGCGGAGACGGGTTCACGTTCGCCGTAAGCATCCATGACACGCAAAGTATCGATGAGATGCGAGACTACGGCGACGGTATTGAGACCAGCGAGATCAACCGACGCCCCGCCGCTTCGACCCAGAACTCGAAACTGGGCGACTGCAACTTCGCGATGGAAATAGACGACCTCTCCCGAGTCGATGTAACCATCACCGGAGAGGACAGCTCGCAGGCCGCCTGTGAAGCCGCCGAGGTGATTGCGGGCATGGTCGAGCCCCGCCTACCTGAGATTCCCTGA
- a CDS encoding alpha/beta hydrolase family esterase, translated as MRVPFPRFAAALAAAGALLALSAPPATAHPRPASPGCGSVAPQPPGTSHDRTISSGGLDRTYRLHLPENYDARRPWPVVVVFHGRGNDAVRTEEFSKLSTLPAVVAYPNGVVGLGDGDRQAWQGAPYSAPGVDDVAFTGDLLDQLERELCVDTRRVYATGKSNGAGLTGLLACRMSDRIAAIAPVAGAFYPGTREDCEPGRPVPVIEFHGTHDATIPYAGDAERDLPAIPDWVRGWADRNGCAGTTTSRRIEPDITVFRSHGCDRGAEVRHVAVDGGGHTWPGADVYSGGGETTQTIEAHEVLWHFVSRHRLPSSKD; from the coding sequence ATGAGGGTGCCTTTTCCCCGATTCGCCGCGGCGCTGGCCGCGGCGGGCGCGCTCCTCGCACTCAGCGCGCCTCCCGCGACAGCACACCCCCGGCCCGCCTCGCCCGGCTGCGGCAGCGTCGCGCCGCAACCACCGGGCACGAGCCACGACAGGACGATCAGCAGCGGTGGTCTCGACCGGACCTACCGCCTGCACCTGCCCGAGAACTACGATGCACGTCGCCCGTGGCCCGTGGTCGTCGTGTTCCACGGCCGCGGCAACGACGCCGTGCGCACGGAGGAGTTCTCGAAACTCTCCACGTTGCCCGCCGTCGTCGCCTATCCGAACGGCGTCGTCGGACTCGGGGACGGCGACCGGCAGGCCTGGCAGGGCGCCCCGTACTCCGCGCCCGGCGTCGACGACGTCGCGTTCACCGGTGACCTGCTCGACCAGCTCGAACGTGAACTCTGCGTGGACACCCGCCGGGTGTATGCGACGGGGAAGTCCAACGGCGCGGGTCTCACCGGCCTGCTCGCCTGCCGGATGTCCGACCGCATCGCCGCGATCGCGCCCGTCGCGGGCGCCTTCTACCCCGGGACCCGCGAGGACTGCGAACCAGGGCGACCGGTGCCGGTCATCGAGTTCCACGGCACCCACGACGCGACGATCCCGTACGCGGGTGACGCCGAGCGCGACCTGCCCGCCATCCCCGACTGGGTGCGCGGCTGGGCGGACCGCAACGGCTGCGCGGGCACGACCACGAGCCGGCGGATCGAGCCGGACATCACGGTGTTCCGTTCCCACGGCTGCGACCGCGGCGCGGAGGTCCGGCACGTCGCCGTGGACGGCGGCGGCCACACCTGGCCGGGCGCCGACGTCTACAGCGGCGGCGGCGAGACCACCCAGACCATCGAGGCGCACGAGGTGCTGTGGCACTTCGTCAGCCGCCACCGGCTTCCGTCCTCAAAGGATTGA